The following are encoded in a window of Thermomicrobiales bacterium genomic DNA:
- a CDS encoding ROK family protein, giving the protein MPRLALAVDLGGTNLRAAVVDRDGVIQSETQQRTQASEGPDAVIARIGAAVNDIAESNQVPKDVPVGIASPGPLDPRTGVVYFSPNLPGWTNIPLATKLREHTNREVVLSNDANAAGLGEVFFGAGKGTRNLLYIGLGTGVGGGIYSEGMLIDGVRGMGGELGHVTVDLNGPRCTCGSAGCIEAYTSAWALTRDALALVDSGRGDAILKAAGDRGTVGPRAIGEAASDGDAAALALLDRAGRALGAGMASFVNIFNPEVIAIGGGVSLIGEPLLQPARQALAAFAMPIMLESVKVVPSQLGVKTGIYGAAALVFYDGPR; this is encoded by the coding sequence ATGCCTCGACTTGCACTTGCAGTCGATCTGGGTGGCACGAATCTTCGCGCTGCCGTCGTTGACCGCGATGGTGTCATCCAGTCCGAGACACAGCAGCGGACCCAGGCATCCGAAGGTCCGGATGCCGTCATCGCCCGCATTGGTGCCGCCGTGAACGACATCGCTGAGAGCAACCAGGTGCCGAAGGATGTGCCGGTAGGCATCGCATCGCCGGGCCCACTCGATCCTCGTACCGGCGTTGTCTATTTCTCACCAAACCTGCCGGGCTGGACCAATATCCCGCTTGCGACGAAACTGCGTGAACACACGAACCGTGAAGTTGTCCTGAGCAACGATGCCAATGCAGCGGGGCTCGGCGAGGTATTTTTTGGCGCGGGCAAAGGCACGCGGAACCTGCTCTACATCGGGCTGGGAACGGGTGTCGGTGGCGGGATCTACTCCGAAGGCATGCTGATCGACGGTGTGCGTGGCATGGGTGGCGAGCTGGGGCATGTGACCGTCGATCTCAACGGGCCGCGTTGCACCTGTGGATCGGCAGGCTGCATCGAAGCCTATACCTCCGCCTGGGCGCTGACGCGAGACGCGCTCGCACTCGTCGATAGTGGTCGCGGCGATGCCATCCTCAAGGCAGCCGGAGATCGCGGTACGGTCGGGCCACGGGCGATCGGCGAGGCAGCGAGCGACGGAGACGCCGCCGCGCTCGCGCTACTGGATCGCGCCGGCAGGGCGCTGGGTGCCGGCATGGCGAGCTTCGTCAACATCTTCAATCCCGAAGTCATTGCCATCGGCGGCGGCGTGTCGCTGATCGGCGAGCCGCTGCTCCAGCCCGCCCGACAAGCACTTGCCGCATTTGCGATGCCGATCATGCTGGAGAGCGTCAAGGTCGTGCCGTCGCAGTTGGGCGTCAAAACCGGGATCTACGGTGCGGCCGCGCTCGTGTTTTACGACGGTCCTCGCTAA
- a CDS encoding glycosyltransferase family 2 protein has protein sequence MGSATVTDTDAKTDRDFVLSVIVPVYNEVRTITEILQSVRAVDIPKQIIVVDDMSTDGTREKLEDERQHPDTIVVLHDVNRGKGGAVRTGLEHATGDIVLIQDADLEYDPRDYRVLLRPILEGRAEAVYGSRFLGEHKAMYFWHALGNKFLTLVTNVLFDTTLTDMETCYKVFTIDIAKSLNIQQMRWGIDPEITAKILRDGHRIYEVPISYNGREFWEGKKISWKDAFVVLRTLIRYRFFR, from the coding sequence ATGGGATCAGCGACCGTGACGGACACCGACGCAAAGACGGATCGAGACTTCGTCCTCAGCGTCATCGTGCCGGTCTACAACGAAGTGCGCACCATCACCGAAATCCTTCAGAGCGTCCGAGCTGTGGACATCCCCAAGCAGATCATCGTCGTTGATGACATGTCGACCGACGGAACCCGCGAGAAGCTTGAGGACGAACGGCAACACCCCGATACGATTGTCGTCCTCCACGACGTGAATCGCGGCAAGGGCGGCGCGGTCCGAACCGGACTCGAGCACGCTACCGGCGACATCGTGCTGATCCAGGACGCCGACCTTGAATACGACCCGCGTGACTACCGCGTCCTGCTACGGCCGATCCTCGAAGGGCGAGCCGAAGCCGTCTATGGATCGCGATTCCTCGGCGAGCACAAGGCCATGTACTTCTGGCATGCGCTGGGCAACAAGTTCCTGACGCTGGTGACCAACGTGCTGTTCGACACCACGCTGACCGATATGGAGACGTGTTACAAAGTTTTCACCATAGACATTGCCAAGTCACTGAACATCCAGCAAATGCGCTGGGGAATTGACCCGGAGATCACGGCCAAGATCCTGCGAGATGGACACCGTATCTACGAAGTGCCCATCTCCTACAACGGGCGAGAGTTCTGGGAGGGCAAGAAAATATCGTGGAAAGATGCATTCGTCGTGTTGCGAACGCTCATCCGATACCGCTTTTTCCGCTAG